From a single Desulfomonilia bacterium genomic region:
- the nadC gene encoding carboxylating nicotinate-nucleotide diphosphorylase yields the protein MNTQELLTRIIDLALEEDGTDVTSNAVFEPADRLKAKFTAKSSGIIAGLDIAEMVFKKLDGKALFEKKVDDGSHVKTGTVIAEISGCARALLKAERVALNFMQRMSGIATMTSLFLKEIRGTKAVLLDTRKTAPGQRVLDKIAFRTGGGQNHRMGLFDMALIKDNHIDRVGSISEAVRKVKAFSENIPVEVECRTLEDVKEALSSNVDRVMLDNFSIDGMKKAVLLVNGRVPLEASGGITLKTIKDVAQTGVDYISVGEVTHSVKAFDISMTIGQADD from the coding sequence ATGAATACTCAAGAATTGTTAACAAGAATAATAGACCTTGCCCTTGAAGAAGACGGAACTGATGTGACCTCGAATGCCGTGTTCGAACCCGCAGACAGGTTGAAGGCAAAGTTTACTGCAAAGTCATCCGGGATTATCGCAGGGCTTGATATCGCGGAAATGGTTTTCAAAAAGCTGGATGGAAAAGCCCTCTTTGAAAAGAAGGTTGACGATGGCAGCCATGTGAAGACCGGAACGGTCATAGCGGAAATTTCCGGATGCGCCAGGGCGCTTCTAAAGGCGGAAAGGGTTGCACTTAATTTCATGCAGCGCATGAGCGGAATAGCTACAATGACAAGCCTCTTTTTAAAAGAGATCAGAGGGACGAAGGCTGTTCTGCTGGACACGAGAAAGACAGCCCCTGGTCAGAGGGTGCTTGATAAAATTGCCTTCAGAACAGGCGGAGGTCAGAATCACAGAATGGGCCTTTTTGATATGGCGCTTATAAAGGACAACCATATTGACCGTGTCGGTTCAATTTCTGAGGCAGTAAGAAAAGTCAAGGCGTTCTCAGAAAATATTCCTGTGGAAGTGGAATGCAGGACGCTTGAAGACGTGAAAGAGGCCTTGTCTTCAAATGTTGACAGAGTAATGCTCGATAATTTTTCAATTGATGGAATGAAAAAGGCGGTGCTGCTGGTGAACGGCAGAGTCCCATTGGAAGCCTCCGGCGGGATAACACTGAAGACAATAAAAGATGTCGCCCAGACAGGAGTCGACTATATATCCGTTGGAGAGGTTACCCATTCGGTTAAGGCGTTTGATATTTCAATGACAATCGGACAGGCGGATGACTGA